The following are encoded together in the Sphingomonas insulae genome:
- a CDS encoding CTP synthase, with protein MARYIFITGGVVSSLGKGLMAASLAALLQARGYRVRIRKFDPYLNVDPGTMSPYQHGEVYVTDDGAETDLDLGHYERFTGVASRQSDNVTSGRIYKTIIERERRGDYLGATVQVIPHVTDAIKAFARAETDDLDFVLCEIGGTVGDIESLPFIEAIRQLKNEVGRGNAISIHVTLVPYIAAAGELKTKPTQHSVRELAALGVQPDVLVCRCEHPLPPSERAKIALFCNVPETAVIPALDAKSIYAVPLQYHGEGLDSEVLRAFGITPSSAPNLSRWTDIMDRLTNPEGEVTVGVVGKYVGLQDAYKSLNEALVHGGIANRVKVNVRWIDAEIFENDDSEIVSQLEPCDAILVPGAFGERGAEGKIKSVRFAREREIPYFGICFGMQMACVEGARDLAGIADASSTEFGPTSEPVVGLITEWMGRDGLEKREEQGDLGGTMRLGAYQAALDGNSVVASIYGDTTIHERHRHRYEVNTGYKEALEKGGLVFSGMSPDGTLPEIVERPDHPWFVGVQFHPELKSKPFDPHPLFASFIQAALKQSRLV; from the coding sequence ATGGCGCGGTACATCTTCATCACCGGCGGCGTGGTCTCGTCGCTCGGCAAGGGCCTCATGGCGGCCTCTCTCGCAGCTCTGCTCCAGGCACGCGGCTACCGCGTCCGGATCCGGAAGTTCGATCCCTATCTGAACGTCGATCCGGGCACGATGAGCCCGTATCAGCACGGCGAGGTCTACGTCACCGACGACGGGGCGGAGACCGACCTCGACCTTGGTCATTACGAACGCTTTACCGGCGTCGCCTCGCGCCAGTCGGACAACGTCACCTCGGGCCGCATCTACAAGACGATCATCGAACGCGAGCGTCGCGGCGATTACCTCGGCGCGACGGTGCAGGTGATCCCGCACGTCACCGACGCCATCAAGGCCTTCGCGCGGGCGGAAACCGACGACCTCGACTTCGTCCTGTGTGAAATCGGCGGCACTGTCGGAGACATCGAATCGCTGCCGTTCATCGAGGCGATCCGTCAGCTGAAGAACGAGGTCGGCCGCGGCAACGCGATCAGCATCCACGTCACGCTGGTGCCGTACATCGCCGCCGCGGGCGAACTGAAGACCAAGCCGACGCAGCATTCGGTGCGCGAGCTTGCCGCGCTGGGGGTGCAGCCCGACGTGCTCGTCTGCCGCTGCGAACACCCGCTGCCGCCGTCGGAACGCGCCAAGATCGCGTTGTTCTGCAACGTGCCGGAAACCGCGGTGATCCCGGCGCTCGATGCGAAGAGCATCTATGCCGTGCCGCTGCAATATCACGGCGAAGGCCTCGATTCGGAGGTGCTGCGCGCCTTTGGCATCACGCCGTCGTCCGCGCCCAATCTGTCGCGCTGGACCGACATCATGGACCGCCTCACCAATCCGGAGGGCGAGGTGACAGTCGGCGTCGTCGGCAAATATGTCGGCCTGCAGGATGCGTACAAGTCGCTGAACGAGGCACTGGTGCATGGCGGCATCGCCAACCGCGTCAAGGTCAACGTCCGCTGGATCGACGCCGAAATCTTCGAAAACGACGATTCGGAGATCGTGAGCCAGCTGGAGCCCTGCGACGCGATCCTGGTTCCCGGGGCGTTCGGTGAACGCGGTGCCGAGGGCAAGATCAAGTCCGTCCGCTTCGCGCGCGAACGCGAGATCCCGTATTTCGGGATCTGTTTCGGCATGCAGATGGCCTGCGTCGAGGGCGCCCGCGACCTGGCCGGGATCGCCGATGCCTCATCCACCGAATTCGGCCCGACCAGCGAGCCGGTCGTCGGTCTCATCACCGAATGGATGGGCCGCGACGGTCTGGAGAAGCGCGAGGAGCAGGGCGACCTTGGCGGTACCATGCGGCTCGGCGCCTATCAGGCCGCACTCGACGGCAATAGCGTCGTGGCCTCGATCTATGGCGACACGACGATCCACGAACGCCATCGCCACCGTTACGAGGTGAACACGGGCTATAAGGAAGCGCTGGAAAAGGGCGGGTTGGTGTTCAGCGGCATGTCGCCGGACGGTACGCTGCCGGAAATCGTCGAACGGCCGGATCATCCATGGTTCGTCGGCGTCCAGTTCCACCCGGAATTGAAGAGCAAGCCCTTCGACCCGCACCCCTTGTTCGCTAGCTTCATCCAGGCTGCGCTGAAGCAGAGCCGTCTGGTGTGA
- the secG gene encoding preprotein translocase subunit SecG has protein sequence MFTFLLVVHAIIAAALVTVILMQRSEGGGLGMGGSPSGLMSARGAADFLTRATSVLATVFVCMSIALAFFAASRQTQTIDTSLARTPPAAPAAAPLAPAQDAVPNAPADNGAVPLQR, from the coding sequence ATGTTCACCTTCCTCCTCGTCGTACATGCCATCATCGCCGCTGCGCTCGTGACGGTGATCCTGATGCAGCGGTCGGAGGGTGGTGGCCTCGGCATGGGCGGCAGCCCGTCCGGCCTGATGTCGGCGCGCGGCGCGGCAGATTTCCTCACCCGCGCCACGTCGGTGCTGGCCACGGTATTCGTCTGCATGTCGATCGCGCTCGCGTTCTTCGCGGCCAGCCGGCAGACGCAGACGATCGATACGTCGCTGGCCCGCACGCCGCCGGCGGCCCCTGCTGCGGCGCCGCTGGCACCGGCGCAGGATGCCGTGCCGAACGCGCCTGCGGACAATGGCGCGGTACCGCTCCAGCGCTAA
- a CDS encoding MarR family transcriptional regulator produces MTALVDYVRSGEPDLTNRQMALLLLVYLNPGPHTVRGLARALNVSKPVVTRALNRLGALGYLRRQRDDSDKRNIFVARTSEGAEFLEEFGQFLGEGDARSLQPALA; encoded by the coding sequence ATGACCGCGCTGGTCGATTACGTGCGGTCGGGAGAACCCGACCTGACCAATCGCCAGATGGCGTTGCTCCTGCTCGTCTACCTCAACCCCGGTCCGCATACCGTGCGCGGATTGGCCCGTGCGCTCAACGTCTCGAAGCCCGTCGTAACGCGCGCCTTGAACAGGCTGGGTGCGCTCGGCTATCTGCGCCGTCAACGCGACGACAGCGACAAGCGCAATATCTTCGTCGCGCGCACTTCCGAAGGGGCAGAGTTTCTTGAAGAGTTCGGGCAATTCCTTGGTGAAGGCGACGCAAGGTCGCTCCAGCCAGCCCTCGCGTAG
- a CDS encoding SH3 domain-containing protein, whose amino-acid sequence MRGDLADVRLAEQVFAPHYAAPLKARTLHDIAVFSDRNLSEPLADLAKGEVFEVLELAGRHAWGVAIRAGCVGYVDRTALDKVSDFDS is encoded by the coding sequence GTGCGGGGCGATCTGGCGGACGTCAGGCTGGCGGAACAGGTGTTCGCACCGCATTATGCCGCGCCGTTGAAGGCCCGTACGCTCCACGACATCGCAGTGTTTTCTGATCGCAATCTGTCGGAACCGCTGGCCGATCTGGCGAAGGGCGAGGTGTTCGAGGTGCTCGAACTGGCCGGCAGGCATGCCTGGGGGGTCGCCATCCGGGCAGGATGCGTCGGATACGTCGACCGCACCGCGCTCGACAAGGTATCGGATTTCGATTCGTGA
- the argC gene encoding N-acetyl-gamma-glutamyl-phosphate reductase — MSVTVFIDGAVGTTGIDIRDRLAGRADLTIVTLDDDRRKDAGARAEALNDADIAILCLPDDAAREAVALAQGGTTRIIDASSAHRVADGWTYGFPELAEGQHQRIAGARFVSNPGCYPTAFLALVAPLVRAGLVPADWPLTYNATSGYSGGGKAMIAEFEEGGTDTAFRIYGLGLAHKHLPEMRRHAGLAYPPIFAPAVARLNRGMLGEVPLPLRQLPGAPTIAQIEDRLAAAYADAALVSVATGDVAAVRIEENAGTDRMTLRVCGNAGSGHVRLIATLDNLGKGAGGAAVQNLNIMAGLDPLAGLVL; from the coding sequence GTGAGCGTCACGGTCTTCATCGATGGTGCCGTGGGCACGACCGGCATCGATATCCGCGACCGGCTGGCCGGCCGTGCGGATCTGACCATCGTCACGCTCGACGACGATCGTCGTAAGGATGCCGGCGCGCGGGCAGAAGCGCTGAACGATGCCGACATCGCCATCCTTTGCCTGCCTGACGATGCGGCGCGGGAAGCGGTCGCGCTGGCGCAGGGCGGCACGACGCGGATCATCGATGCCTCGTCCGCTCATCGCGTCGCGGATGGCTGGACCTACGGCTTCCCCGAACTTGCCGAGGGCCAGCACCAGCGTATCGCCGGCGCGCGCTTCGTATCGAACCCCGGCTGCTATCCCACCGCCTTCCTCGCCCTCGTCGCGCCGCTGGTGCGCGCCGGACTGGTACCTGCCGACTGGCCGCTGACCTACAATGCGACGTCCGGCTATTCGGGCGGCGGCAAGGCGATGATCGCCGAATTCGAGGAGGGCGGAACCGACACCGCATTCCGTATCTATGGCCTCGGCCTTGCCCATAAGCATCTGCCGGAAATGCGTCGTCACGCCGGGCTGGCGTATCCCCCGATCTTTGCGCCCGCCGTCGCCCGCCTGAACCGCGGGATGCTCGGCGAGGTGCCATTGCCGCTGCGACAATTGCCCGGCGCGCCGACGATCGCACAGATCGAAGATAGGCTGGCCGCGGCCTATGCCGATGCCGCGCTCGTCTCGGTGGCGACCGGCGACGTGGCCGCGGTACGGATCGAGGAAAATGCGGGTACCGACCGGATGACCCTGCGCGTCTGCGGCAATGCAGGCAGCGGCCATGTCCGCCTGATCGCGACGCTCGACAATCTCGGCAAGGGTGCCGGCGGCGCCGCGGTCCAGAATCTCAACATCATGGCCGGCCTCGATCCGCTCGCCGGCCTCGTCCTCTAA